The genomic window TGCTCTGGACCGGGGAGCACACCCAGCTGGTGATCATGACGATCCCGCCGGGCGGGGAGATCGGCGAGGAGGTCCACGAGGGCATCGACCAGATCCTGACCTTCGTCAGCGGCACCGGCGAAGCCCGGGTGGCCGGCGAGAAGAAGGAGGTCGTCTCCGGCGACCTGGTGGTCGTACCGGCCGGCACGAAGCACAACTTCGTCAACACCGGCCCCAACCCGCTGGTCCTCTACACCGTCTACGGCCCGCCCGAGCACGCCGACCAGGCCGTGCACCGGACCAAGGAGGAGGCCGACGCGGCGGAGGCGGCCGGCCAGGACGAGCCGCCGACCGCCTGACGGCCCGGCCTGAAAACGCCGCGTCCGGGTACCCCGGGCGGGTGGACCAGCCGGCGATCTCCGACTACGGATTCATCTCCGACTGCCGCTCCGGCGCCCTGGTCGCCCGGGACGGGTCGGTCGACTGGTGGTGCCCGGACCGCTTCGACACGACCTCGGTCTTCGGCCGGCTCCTCGACCCGGACGCCGGCCACTGGCGGATCGCGCCGCTGGCCACGAGCCGGGTGGAGCGGGCGTACCAGCCGGACACCCTGGTGCTGCGGACCGTCCACCACACCCCCGAGGGGAGCGTCGCGGTCACCGACGCGCTCGCCGCCGAGCTGGGCGCCCGCAGCCACGAGCTGGGGATGAACTCGCCGGCGGTGCTGCTGCGGGTGGTCGAGGGGCTGAGCGGGCGGGTACGGATGCACCTCGACTTCGCCCCGCGCCCGGAGTACGGGCTGCTCACCCCGTACCTGCACGAGCAGCCGGACGGCGGGGTGCTGGCCACCGCCGGGCCGGTGGCGCTGGTGCTGCGCGGGGGCGGGCAGCCGCTGCGCGTGGACGGGGACCGGGTCGGGTGCACGTTCGAGGTCGCCGCCGGCCAGACGGTCGGCTTCGACCTGGCGTACGCCCCGGTCTACGGCCCGCCGCCGGCGCGGTTGGACCCGGTCGCCACGCTCGCCGAGACGGTGCGGGCGTGGGAGGCGTACCGGGAGGCCCACCATTACGACGGCGAGTACCGCGCGCAGGTCCGGCACAGCGCCACCGTGCTCACCGGCCTGACGTACGCCCGCAGCGGCGCGGTCGCCGCGGCCCTGACCACCTCGCTGCCCGAATGCATGGGCGGCGACCGCAACTACGACTACCGCTACTCCTGGCTGCGCGACTTCTCGATGACGATGCGCGCGCTCTGGGTGGCGGCCTGCCCCAACGAGGCGACCCGCCTCTTCGCCTGGGCGGCCCGCTCGATCGGCCGGGTCGGGGACCAGCCGGTGCCGGTGCTGTTCGGGCTGCAGGGGGAGCGGGACATCTCCGAGCACGAGTGCCCGCACCTGCGCGGGTACGCGGACAGCCGTCCGGTGCGGATCGGCAACGACGCCTGGCGGCAACGGCAGCTCGACGTGCCCGGCGAGGTGATCGCGGCGGTCTGGCGGCTGCACGACTACCTCGGTGACACCTTCGAGATGGAGCTGCGGGAGATGGTGGTGAGCCTGGCCGAGCAGGTCGCCAACACCTGGCAGCTGCCGGACCGGGGGATGTGGGAGACCCGGGACATCGAGCGGCACTACCTGTCGTCGAAGGTGCTCTGCTGGGTGGCGCTGGACGGGGCGGTGAAGCTGGCGCCCCAGCTCGGTGACCGGGCCGACCCGCGCCGCTGGGCGGCGATCCGGGACGAGATCCGGGCGACCGTGCTGCGGGAGGGCTGGAACGAGCGGATCGGCGCGTACACCGGGTCCTTCGGCTCGGTGGAGCTGGACGCCTCGGCGCTCTTCCTGCCGGTGGTGCAGTTCCTGCCGGCGACCGACCCGCGGATGCGCTCCACCATCGAGGTGGTGGAGCGTGAGCTGGGCACCGAGAGCGGGCTGGTGCGGCGCTGGAACACCGACCCGGCCGGCTTCGTGCTCTGCTCGTTCTGGCTGGTGGAGTGCCTGGTGATGGCGGGCGAGCGGGACCGGGCCCGGGCGTTGTTCGAGAAGGTGCTCGGGCACGCGAACGACCTGGGCCTCTTCGCCGAGCAGGTAGACCTGAGCACCGGTGCCCAGCTCGGCAACACCCCGCAGGCGCTGTCGCACATCGGGCTGGTCAACGCCGCCTGGCGGCTGACCGATCCCGCCACCGACTGAGCGGGCGGGATCCTGCCCGGCCTGGTCGGCGTCTCACAGCACCGGTACGCCCGACACGTCCACCGTCTCCGGATACTTCAGCCCCGCGCCGGTGTTCAGCACCACCACCCGCTCGCCGGCCCGGATCCAGCCCCCGGCCCGCAGGTGCCGGGCCGCCGACAGGCAGGCCGCCCCCTCCGGGCAGAGCAGCAGCCCCTCCCGGGCGGCGAAGTCCCGCAGGTCGGCCAGGATCTCCGCGTCGTCCACCGCGATCGCGGTCCCGCTGCTCTCCCGCAGCGCGTCCAGGATCAGCTCGTCGCCCAGCGGCGACGGCACGGTGATGCCGAAGGCCACGGTGTGCGCGTTCGCCCACGGGGTCGCCCGCGGCTCCCCGGCGGCGAACGCCCGCACGATCGGCGCGCAGCCGGTGGACTGCACCGCCACCAGCCGGGGCAGCTTCTCCTCCACCCAGCCCAGCTCGCGCAGCTCGTGCAGCGCCTTGTGGATGCCGATCAGCCCGACCCCGCCGCCGGTCGGATAGATGATCACGTCGGGCACCTGCCAGCCGAGCTGCTCGACGATCTCGTACCCCATGGTCTTCTTGCCTTCCAGGCGGTACGGCTCGCGCAGCGTGCCCGCGTCGAAGATCCGCCCGCCCGACTCCGCGACCAGGCCGGCGACCCACCGGCCGGCGTCGCTGATCAGGCCGTTGACCAGGCGCAGGTCGGCCCCGGCGGCCAGGCACTCCCGACGGCAGATGGTCGGCGCGTCCAGCGGCATGGCGATGGTCGCGCCGATCCCGGCCCGGGCCGCGTACGTCGCCCAGGCCGCTCCCGCGTTGCCGTTGGTCGGCATGGCGATCCGCTCGACGCCCAGCTCCCGGGCCCGGCTCACCCCCACCGCCGCGCCGCGCGCCTTGAACGACCCGGTCGGGGTGAGCCCCTCGTCCTTGACGATCAGGTCCGGGATGCCGATCTCCGCGCCGTACGCCGGGGCGCGCAGCAGCGGCGTCCAGCCCTCGCCCAGCGTGGTGACGAACCGGGCGTCGGCCACCGGCAGCAGCTCCCGGTAGCGCCAGAGGTTCGCCGGGCGGAGCCCGAACTGCTCCGGGGTCACCGCGGCGGCCACCGCGGCCAGGTCGTAGCGGGCCAGCAGCGGGGAGCCGCAGTCGCAGAGGTTCTGCAACTTGTCCGCCGGGCGCTCCGTACCGCAGCACGGGCACTCCAGGTGCGTCAGGTGCACGATGCTCCTCAGCTCGTGTCGATGCTCAGCCAGCGTCGGCTGCGCCGACCCGGCTCGTACGGGGAGTCGAGCCGCTTGGCCACCACCCCCGGGAGCGCCTGCTCACCGGCGGTCCGCAGGGCGTCCGCACCGACCCCCGGGAACCACGGCGGAGTCTGCCAGTGCGGGCCGGCGAGCGCCAGACCGTCGAGCAGCTCCCGGCGCTCCGCGTACGGCACGTCGATGCTGGTCACGCCCTCCAGCCAGAGCAGGTCGAAGATCAGGAACTGGGCCTCCGGGCCGCCCCGGCCGGTCGGCGGCCGGACCCGGCCCGCGCCGTCGATCCGGACCAGCACGCCGTCCAGCACCGCCTCCGTCGGCGCCAGCTCCTCCGCCAGCGCCCGCAGCCACGGGTACGTCCCGGTGATCTCCTCGTCGGTCTCCGCCAGCAGCCGCAGTCGGCCGCCGGAGACGTACGCCATCGCCCGGACCCCGTCCCAGCGCAGCTCGTACCCCCACGCGGACTCGTCCTTCGGCAGCCGACCGGCCTTCGTCGGGTGCATCGGCCGGACCAGCTCCGGCCCGCTGGTCCAGCCGGGCGGCGGCGGATCGGTCCGGCGGACCATCCAGTCCCGGCCGCCGGTGGCGAAGAGCACGTAGCGGCCCTTCGTCCGCTTCCCGTCGAGCACCACGATCACCTCGTCGTCGCGCCACTTCTCCGCGCGGTACGTCCCGGTGTCGTGGATGGTCATCTTCCCGCCGCCGTACTCGCCCGCCGGGATCTCGCCGTGGAAGGTGAGGTACTCCATCGGGTGGTCCTCGGTGTGCACGGCCAGGTGGTTGCGGCCGGGCTCGCGGGGCAGGCCGCGCGGCACCGCCCAGGAGGCGAGCACCCCCTCGTGTTCCAGCCGCAGGTCCCAGTGCAGCCGGCGGGCGTGGTGCTGCTGGATGACGAACCGGGCCTTCGCGCGGCCCGCCCGCGCCGGCTCCGGGGTCCGTTCCGGCACCGGTTCGGGGGTACGCTTCGCGTCCCTCCGCCGCCGGTACTCCTCCAGCCGGTCCGCCACCCCCGCATTCTGCGGCACCCCGGGGCCGCTCGCAGGGCGCCGCCCGGACGATTCGTCCCCGTTCCCCGGAAAGCCGCCCCGCCGCGCCCTTCCGGCCGCAGCCGCCGCTGTCGTCCCGCTCCGACCGGTTCCGGAGGTGTCGGCGGGGCGCCGGCATGGCGGGCCTGATCAGGGGTAGAACAGCCGCCATGACCAGTGCTGAACAGCCCACCGTCCCGCTCGCCGGCGACGTCCGGATGCCGCTGCTCGGCTTCGGCACCTGGCAGGCCACCGGCGAGGCCGGCTACATGGCCGTGCTCGCTGCCCTCGACGCCGGCTACCGGCACATCGACACCGCCACGATGTACGGCAACGAGGAGGACGTCGGCCGGGCGATCCAGGAGAGCGGGCTGCGCCGGGAGGACGTCTTCCTCACCACGAAGCTGCCGCCGGACCGGGTGGGCCGGGAACGGGAGACCATCGAGACGAGCCTGCGCGCCCTCGACACCGAATACCTCGACCTGTGGCTGATCCACTGGCCGCCGTCCGCGCCGGGCGACAGCATCCCGGCCTGGCGGGAGCTGCTCGCCGCCCGAAACGAGGGGCTGACCCGCACCGTCGGGGTGAGCAACTACAGCATCAGCCAGATCGACGAGCTGATCCAGTCCACCGAGGAGACCCCGGCGGTCAACCAGATCCGCTGGAGCCCGTCGCTGTACGACCGGCAGACGCACGCCGCCCACCGGGACCGCGGCGTGGTGCTGGAGGGCTACAGCCCGTTCAAGACCAGCGACCTCTCCCACCCGGTGCTGGTGCGGATCGCCCAGGCGCACGACGTCTCCCCGGCACAGGTGGTGCTCCGCTGGCACATCGACCACGAGATCGTGGTGATTCCGAAGTCGGTCACCGCGGACCGGATCCGGGCCAACGCCGACATCTTCGGGTTCTCGCTGACCGCGGAGGAGATGCGCGACATCGACGCCCTGGGGCGCTGACCGCGGCGGAAAGGGGCAGCGAGATGGATCGTTCCGCCGCCGGCAGGCCGCCTTGGTCGGGCCGGGGCCGTTCGCGCGCGGCTCGGGCCTGCACGGCCGTCCGGCCGGCCGCACCCTGGCCGACCTGCCGCACGTCGTCGCCGGGCGGGGTGGAAGCCGCGGCGGTGGTGTCGTCGCGGCGCGCCGACGAGTGGCCGCGGCAGGGCCGATGGGCCCTACCCCCCGTCGATCGCGGCGAGTAATGTCTTGCCTCCAACGCGTGCCGAACCCCTCCGGAGGCGTACACCACGATGGGTGGCTCCCCCCTGCGCATCCTCGTCGTCGGCGCGGGCATCGCCGGTCTGGCTGTGGCCCGGGCGCTGCGCCTCGCGGGGTTCCGGCCCGACGTCACCGAGAAGCTGCCCCCCACCGAACTGGCAGACACCGGCCTCTACCTGCCCGGCAACGCGGCCAGGGCGCTGCGCCGGCTCGACCTCGACGGACCGGTCCGCCCACTTGGCCAGGTGATCCACCGCCAGCGCTTCCTGGACGCCGCCGGCGCGCCGCTCTGCGAGGTCGACCTCGACGCCCTCTGGGCCGCGGTGGGGGAGTGCCGGGCGCTGCCCCGCGCCGAACTGCACCGGGTGCTGCTCACCGGGGCCGGCGGCGCCGTCCGGCACGGCGCCGAGGTCAGCACCGTCGAACCGGGCCCGGGCCGGGTCGCCGTCGGCTTCACCGACGGCACCTCCGGGGAGTACGACCTGGTGATCGGCGCCGACGGGCCGCGCTCGGCGGTCCGCACCCTCGCCGCCCTCGGCGGCCCGCCCCGACCCGCCGGGCAGGTGGTCTACCGCGGCGTGGTGCGCGGCGGGCCCCGGATCGCCGACTGGACCGCCCTGCTCGGCCAGCGGTCCGGCTTCCTGCTGGTACCGATCGGCGCCGGGCGGCTGTACTGCTACGCCGACGAGGCCGGCACCGTCCCGCCGGCCGACCCGCTGGCCCGGCTGCGGGAGCTCTTCGCCGGCTACGGCGGACCGGTGCCCGAGGTCCTGGCCGCCCTGGACCAGGTGCACGTCGGCATCACCGAGGAGGTGGAGCTGGGCCGCTGGTTCCACGGCCGGGTGCTGCTCGTCGGTGATGCGGCCCACGCCACCGCGCCGACCCTCTCCCAGGGTGCCGCCATGGCCCTGGAGGACGCCGTCGTGCTCGCCGAGTCGCTGAAGGCCGCCGGCAGCGTCGAGGCCGCGCTGCTGGCGTACGAGAGCCGGCGGCGACCGCGTACCCGATGGGTGCGGGACCGGACCCGGGACCGCAACCGGACCCGCGACGTGCCGCCGGCGCTGCGCGACCCGCTGCTGCGCGGGCGCGGCGGACGGATCTTCCAGGAGCACTACCGGTTGCTGGTCGACCCGCTCTGACGGTCGCCCGGGCGGGCGATGATCGTAGCCGGCCACCCCACGCGGCGAGGCCACCTCACACGGACTATCCTCCTTGCGGATGACGGCTCGCAGACACAGTGCGCGCCGAGCGGGACAACCGAGAACCGGAGGCCACTCGTGACCACCGTCGCACCCAAGCCGGTCGTGACCCGGCCCTGGCCGGTCCGAGAGCCGGTCAAGGGGTCGGCAATCGCGCGGCTGCTGCGCACCACGGACGCGAAGCAGATCGGGATCATGTACATGGTCACCGCGTTCGCGTTCTTCATGATCGGTGGCCTGATGGCCCTGATCATGCGCGCCGAGCTGGCGCAGCCGGGCCTGCAGTTCCTCTCGCCCGAGCAGTACAACCAGCTCTTCACCATGCACGGCACGATCATGCTGCTGTTCTTCGCGACGCCGATCGTGTTCGCCTTCGCGAACTACGTGGTGCCGCTGCAGATCGGCGCACCGGACGTGTCGTTCCCCCGGCTGAACGCCTTCGCCTACTGGCTCTACCTGTTCGGCGGCACGCTGGCCGTGGCGGGCTTCATCAGCCCCGGTGGCGCGGCCGACTTCGGCTGGACGGCGTACACCCCGCTGAGCACCGTCGAGCACTCGCCGGGCGTCGGCGCGAACATGTGGGTGGTCGGCCTGGCCATCTCGGGTCTGGGCACCATCCTCGGCGCGGTCAACCTGATCACCACGATCCTGACCCTGCGCGCCCCCGGCATGACCATGTTCCGGATGCCGATCTTCACCTGGAACATGCTGGTCACCAGCCTGCTGGCGATCCTGGTCTTCCCGCTGCTCGCCGCCGCGCTCTTCGCGCTCGCCGCGGACCGCCTGATCGGCGCTCACGTGTACGACCCCGCCACCGGCGGCCCGATGCTCTGGCAGCACCTGTTCTGGTTCTTCGGGCACCCTGAGGTCTACATCGTGGCGCTGCCGTTCTTCGGCATCATCACCGAGATCATCCCGGTCTTCTCGCGGAAGCCGATCTTCGGTTACAAGGGCCTGGTCGCCGCCACCATCTCGATCGCCGCCCTGTCGATGAGCGTCTGGGCGCACCACATGTTCGCCACCGGTCAGGTGCTGCTGCCGTTCTTCAGCTTCCTGAGCTACCTGATCGCCGTGCCGACCGGCATGAAGTTCTTCAACTGGATCGGCACCATGTGGCGGGGCCAGATCACCTTCGAGACCCCGATGCTCTGGGCGGTCGGCTTCCTGGTGACCTTCCTCTTCGGCGGTCTGACCGGTGTGCTGCTCGCCAGCCCGCCGCTCGACTTCCACATCACCGACTCGTACTTCGTGGTGGCGCACTTCCACTACGTGCTCTTCGGCACGATCGTGTTCGCCGTGTTCGCCGGCATCTACTTCTGGTTCCCGAAGATGTTCGGCCGGATGCTCGACGAGCGCCTGGGCAAGGTGCACTTCTGGCTGACCATGATCGGCTTCCACACCACCTTCCTGGTGCAGCACTGGCTCGGCGCCGAGGGCATGCCGCGCCGGTACGCCGACTACCTGCCCGGCGACGGCTTCACCACGCTGAACACGATCTCCACGATCGGCGCCTTCATCACCGGTATCTCGACCCTGCCGTTCATCTGGAACTGCTGGAAGTCGTACAAGACCGGCCCGGTGGTCGAGGTCGACGACCCGTGGGGTCACGGCAACTCGCTCGAGTGGGCGACCAGCTCGCCGCCGCCGCTGCGCAACTTCGACCGGATGCCGCGGATCCGCTCCGAGCGGCCGGCGTTCGACCTGAAGTTCCCGGAGCTGGCCGCCGGCCAGAGCCTGGCCGGCCCGCCGGAGGGCGGCGCCAAGCCGCTGACCAGCGAGTCCAACGGTGGCGCCAGCTACCAGGAGGACACCGCCGGCAACCTCGACCAGCGCTGACCCGCTGCGACACCGCGCCCCGGGCGCCGTACCCCTGAACAGGGGTGCGGCGCCCGGCGCCGTTTCTGCCGGGTCCCGGCTCCCGCTCGGCCCCTTTGCCGAGTGACGGTCCGCCGGCCAGGCTCGCCGGTCGCCGGGTGCGGCGGCCGCCTCGACGATCGGCAGCGCGGGGCAGGAACGGCTACGGACGGTAGTGCCTGTGGGGGCGGCGCTCGTCACGAGCGATATGACTCTCAGGCATATTTATGACTCTCAGGTATATCGCTCACCCGGCACCCGGGGGTGGGTAGCGGCGGCTGCCGCCCGTGGCTGACAGCAACTCCCGGGAGGTTGGGGGTCTCCGCGGTGCTGGGAAGCCGCGATATCCCGGAAGTTGCGTGCAGCAGGGGCAGGGTCTCGGGGCCCGAGCGGCGGCGGGCGTTCGACAGCCGGCCGGCGGGCGGCAGTGAGGGGCTGCGCCGGCGCGGCGGGGGTCAGGTGGTGACGGTGACCAGCTCGGCGGGGACGGCCTCGCCGGCGGTCTCCCGGCGGTGGCGCAGCTCGACGGGGAGCACGACGAGGGCGACCAGCACCCCGATGGCGCCGGTGACCGCGAAGCCCCAGAGGGGCGCCGAGGCGTCGATCACCGCGCCGGCGAGCGGGGCGCCGACGGCGATGCCGACGGTGACCGCGGAGCCGTGCAGGCCCATCGCCTCGCCGCGTACGCCGGCGGGGGCGAGCCGGCTCACCGCGTCGGAGGTCGCGGCGATGGTGGGGGCGCAGAGCGCCCCGGCCGGGACGAGTGCCAGGCAGAGCAGCCACCAGTGCGACCCGCCCAGCCCGACCGGGATGGTGCAGAGGCTGAGCGCGGCCATCAGCGCCAGCGGCGAGAAGGACCGGCTGACCGCCCCGTACGCGA from Micromonospora kangleipakensis includes these protein-coding regions:
- the ctaD gene encoding cytochrome c oxidase subunit I, with product MTTVAPKPVVTRPWPVREPVKGSAIARLLRTTDAKQIGIMYMVTAFAFFMIGGLMALIMRAELAQPGLQFLSPEQYNQLFTMHGTIMLLFFATPIVFAFANYVVPLQIGAPDVSFPRLNAFAYWLYLFGGTLAVAGFISPGGAADFGWTAYTPLSTVEHSPGVGANMWVVGLAISGLGTILGAVNLITTILTLRAPGMTMFRMPIFTWNMLVTSLLAILVFPLLAAALFALAADRLIGAHVYDPATGGPMLWQHLFWFFGHPEVYIVALPFFGIITEIIPVFSRKPIFGYKGLVAATISIAALSMSVWAHHMFATGQVLLPFFSFLSYLIAVPTGMKFFNWIGTMWRGQITFETPMLWAVGFLVTFLFGGLTGVLLASPPLDFHITDSYFVVAHFHYVLFGTIVFAVFAGIYFWFPKMFGRMLDERLGKVHFWLTMIGFHTTFLVQHWLGAEGMPRRYADYLPGDGFTTLNTISTIGAFITGISTLPFIWNCWKSYKTGPVVEVDDPWGHGNSLEWATSSPPPLRNFDRMPRIRSERPAFDLKFPELAAGQSLAGPPEGGAKPLTSESNGGASYQEDTAGNLDQR
- a CDS encoding cupin domain-containing protein, with product MEHFTIATVAEKSPDFRRVLWTGEHTQLVIMTIPPGGEIGEEVHEGIDQILTFVSGTGEARVAGEKKEVVSGDLVVVPAGTKHNFVNTGPNPLVLYTVYGPPEHADQAVHRTKEEADAAEAAGQDEPPTA
- a CDS encoding glycoside hydrolase family 15 protein, with product MDQPAISDYGFISDCRSGALVARDGSVDWWCPDRFDTTSVFGRLLDPDAGHWRIAPLATSRVERAYQPDTLVLRTVHHTPEGSVAVTDALAAELGARSHELGMNSPAVLLRVVEGLSGRVRMHLDFAPRPEYGLLTPYLHEQPDGGVLATAGPVALVLRGGGQPLRVDGDRVGCTFEVAAGQTVGFDLAYAPVYGPPPARLDPVATLAETVRAWEAYREAHHYDGEYRAQVRHSATVLTGLTYARSGAVAAALTTSLPECMGGDRNYDYRYSWLRDFSMTMRALWVAACPNEATRLFAWAARSIGRVGDQPVPVLFGLQGERDISEHECPHLRGYADSRPVRIGNDAWRQRQLDVPGEVIAAVWRLHDYLGDTFEMELREMVVSLAEQVANTWQLPDRGMWETRDIERHYLSSKVLCWVALDGAVKLAPQLGDRADPRRWAAIRDEIRATVLREGWNERIGAYTGSFGSVELDASALFLPVVQFLPATDPRMRSTIEVVERELGTESGLVRRWNTDPAGFVLCSFWLVECLVMAGERDRARALFEKVLGHANDLGLFAEQVDLSTGAQLGNTPQALSHIGLVNAAWRLTDPATD
- a CDS encoding threonine synthase, giving the protein MHLTHLECPCCGTERPADKLQNLCDCGSPLLARYDLAAVAAAVTPEQFGLRPANLWRYRELLPVADARFVTTLGEGWTPLLRAPAYGAEIGIPDLIVKDEGLTPTGSFKARGAAVGVSRARELGVERIAMPTNGNAGAAWATYAARAGIGATIAMPLDAPTICRRECLAAGADLRLVNGLISDAGRWVAGLVAESGGRIFDAGTLREPYRLEGKKTMGYEIVEQLGWQVPDVIIYPTGGGVGLIGIHKALHELRELGWVEEKLPRLVAVQSTGCAPIVRAFAAGEPRATPWANAHTVAFGITVPSPLGDELILDALRESSGTAIAVDDAEILADLRDFAAREGLLLCPEGAACLSAARHLRAGGWIRAGERVVVLNTGAGLKYPETVDVSGVPVL
- a CDS encoding aldo/keto reductase translates to MTSAEQPTVPLAGDVRMPLLGFGTWQATGEAGYMAVLAALDAGYRHIDTATMYGNEEDVGRAIQESGLRREDVFLTTKLPPDRVGRERETIETSLRALDTEYLDLWLIHWPPSAPGDSIPAWRELLAARNEGLTRTVGVSNYSISQIDELIQSTEETPAVNQIRWSPSLYDRQTHAAHRDRGVVLEGYSPFKTSDLSHPVLVRIAQAHDVSPAQVVLRWHIDHEIVVIPKSVTADRIRANADIFGFSLTAEEMRDIDALGR
- a CDS encoding FAD-dependent monooxygenase; the protein is MGGSPLRILVVGAGIAGLAVARALRLAGFRPDVTEKLPPTELADTGLYLPGNAARALRRLDLDGPVRPLGQVIHRQRFLDAAGAPLCEVDLDALWAAVGECRALPRAELHRVLLTGAGGAVRHGAEVSTVEPGPGRVAVGFTDGTSGEYDLVIGADGPRSAVRTLAALGGPPRPAGQVVYRGVVRGGPRIADWTALLGQRSGFLLVPIGAGRLYCYADEAGTVPPADPLARLRELFAGYGGPVPEVLAALDQVHVGITEEVELGRWFHGRVLLVGDAAHATAPTLSQGAAMALEDAVVLAESLKAAGSVEAALLAYESRRRPRTRWVRDRTRDRNRTRDVPPALRDPLLRGRGGRIFQEHYRLLVDPL
- a CDS encoding DNA polymerase ligase N-terminal domain-containing protein, with the protein product MADRLEEYRRRRDAKRTPEPVPERTPEPARAGRAKARFVIQQHHARRLHWDLRLEHEGVLASWAVPRGLPREPGRNHLAVHTEDHPMEYLTFHGEIPAGEYGGGKMTIHDTGTYRAEKWRDDEVIVVLDGKRTKGRYVLFATGGRDWMVRRTDPPPPGWTSGPELVRPMHPTKAGRLPKDESAWGYELRWDGVRAMAYVSGGRLRLLAETDEEITGTYPWLRALAEELAPTEAVLDGVLVRIDGAGRVRPPTGRGGPEAQFLIFDLLWLEGVTSIDVPYAERRELLDGLALAGPHWQTPPWFPGVGADALRTAGEQALPGVVAKRLDSPYEPGRRSRRWLSIDTS